In Nymphaea colorata isolate Beijing-Zhang1983 chromosome 3, ASM883128v2, whole genome shotgun sequence, a genomic segment contains:
- the LOC116249882 gene encoding uncharacterized protein LOC116249882: protein MPFPLSVPKLTPTSSFSSFRYAGNGFSWELVQAVTSLNVPAIWFLKDPTLYLHKTSKNIQINVGNKRNDFRECDEHHLHLQSLMRKIQDDGLDIQTTRNSDHFGAVIHHLSLIRNKRCLMAYTYNRA from the exons ATGCCTTTCCCTTTAtctgttcccaaactgacaccaacatcttcttttTCAAG CTTTAGATACGCTGGCAATGGATTCTCTTGGGAGCTAGTGCAAGCAGTCACATCACTGaatgtaccagctatatggtttttaaag gatccgacattatatcttcacaaaacaagtaaaaacatacaaataaatgtaggaaataagagaaatgattTCAG AGAATGTGATGAGCACCACTTGCATCTTCAGTCTTTGATGAG GAAAATTCAAGATGATGGATTAGACATACAAACAACTAGAAATTCTGATCATTTCGGTGCTGTAATTCACCACCTTTCCCTGATAAGAAACAAGCGTTGTCTTATGGCCTACAC GTACAACCGGGCATAA